The nucleotide sequence GCGCCCAGGATAAGAGGGCGGCAAGCCAGGGACTCTGGGAAAGCTCCTTCGCCTCTATCTCCACATGGTGTTTCCTCAGTAGGGGGACGAGACCATTGTAGTTGCTTGGAGAAACAGTATGGAAACGGGTCTTCCCGTCGATATAGGTCCCCTTTATCTTATCCCCCTCGATGACCACCTTAGCCACCCGCCCATGCTCCACCTCGTCGAGGAACTGGGAGAAGATTATCTTCTGCTCAGGACTGGCAGAGACCTGGAACAGGTTCCAAAGAAGAAAGGCTATTATCACCACTACTAACCACAATCTTACGTTCTTGGCAAAAAGGTTCACCTCAATTTCCCCCCACTATATCTATTTACCACAAAAGATTAAATTATTCATCAAAATAAGCGATGTAAGGGAGCTCACGAAGCCGTTCCTGGTAATCGAGCCCGTAACCGAAGACATATTTATCGGGGATCTCAAACCCCACATAGTCAGGAGATAGATCTACTTTCCGCTTGAAAGGTTTATCCAGAAGCACACATACCCGGATCGTACCCGGTCCCTCTTCCTTCAGATGGTTCAGCAGGTAGTTCAAGGTCACCCCGGTATCCAAGATATCCTCGACCACCAACACATCCTTTCCCCTTATGTCGAATTCCGTATCGAAGATGATTATCTTCTTTGAAGATTCACCCACCGCCTCTTCGTCGGTCTTCATCTTGACGAAATCTATCGTCACCGCCACCCCCCTCTCTCTAAGCTCGCGGATGAGATCGGCAAGGAAGAAAAAACACCCCTTAAGTACCCCGAGGATCGCTAACTCCTTTCCCTTATAATCAGCAGCAATCTCGTCAGCCAACTCTGAAACCTTTTTATCTATCTCCTCGGGGGTGAAAAGAATGCGTTCCTTTGCCATCAAAAGACCTCCTCGATAAGAACTATCTC is from Acidobacteriota bacterium and encodes:
- the hpt gene encoding hypoxanthine phosphoribosyltransferase; translation: MAKERILFTPEEIDKKVSELADEIAADYKGKELAILGVLKGCFFFLADLIRELRERGVAVTIDFVKMKTDEEAVGESSKKIIIFDTEFDIRGKDVLVVEDILDTGVTLNYLLNHLKEEGPGTIRVCVLLDKPFKRKVDLSPDYVGFEIPDKYVFGYGLDYQERLRELPYIAYFDE